The following proteins come from a genomic window of Candidatus Bipolaricaulis sibiricus:
- a CDS encoding LSU ribosomal protein L21p: protein MYAVVEIGGKQYRVAAGAEIVHELLPTVSVGDKVTFDRVLLLRNGAGVEVGRPYLAGVQVTGEVTEAGRGPKVIIQRFSPKKGYRRRKGHRQPYMRTRILAIERR, encoded by the coding sequence ATGTACGCTGTGGTGGAAATCGGTGGCAAGCAGTACCGCGTCGCGGCCGGTGCCGAGATCGTGCACGAGCTCCTTCCCACGGTGAGCGTGGGGGACAAGGTCACGTTCGACCGCGTTCTCCTGTTGCGGAACGGCGCGGGTGTCGAAGTCGGCCGTCCGTACCTGGCCGGCGTGCAGGTGACCGGAGAGGTAACGGAGGCCGGACGAGGGCCGAAGGTCATCATCCAGCGGTTCTCCCCGAAGAAGGGGTACCGTCGGAGGAAGGGCCACCGCCAGCCGTACATGCGCACACGGATCCTGGCGATCGAGAGGAGGTAG
- a CDS encoding Methionyl-tRNA synthetase, whose product MNPSTQRILVCSAWPYGSGLPHLGNLIGCLLSGDAFTRFYRLRGFETLHVSGTDAHGTKVEFEAAQAGVSPRDLADRVHRKITEILARFEVAIDNYTTTESPVHHEFVTQIYREMETEGYIVSREEARAFCQGCNRFLADRFIIGACPRCGYLHAQGNQCDACGALLEPESLRSPHCAFCGSSDIKPRTTRHWYLDLEKLTPKLLDYVGSRDFRGNVKLFTERLIQDGLRPRAVTRDIRWGIPAPFPGAEGKVIYVWAEAALGYVSATIEHFRRLGHEERWREFWFGDQVWQIYTQAKDNIPFHTIIFPAQLLAAGRGYHLPDQIAATEYLNWIGGEQFSKTRRVGIFADEALELLPPVYWRFYLFYNRPESKDVEFSWEEFDKAVNHVLVDNIANFVHRVLSYVWTRHNATVPDRATDPEVIEAIEATLTEVVRTVEAGALAPALRAIALLAGTGNEYMQRTAPWRTGDARAVASAAHLVKALAILLEPFVPMFSQDVYAILGIANPRFADARCGLSGHALAREPRPLLAHVDVAELKRRYQEMKEEGLVSFEEFQKLDLRVGRILVAEEIPGADKLLRLQIDLGDRQAQAVAGIRQHYRPADLTGKLVAVMANLKPATIRGIRSECMVLAAADGTLALLTPEREVEPGARIR is encoded by the coding sequence ATGAACCCATCCACCCAACGCATCCTCGTGTGCAGTGCCTGGCCCTACGGATCGGGCCTGCCTCACCTTGGGAACCTGATCGGCTGCCTGTTGTCCGGGGACGCGTTTACCCGCTTCTACCGGCTGCGTGGCTTTGAGACACTCCACGTGTCGGGGACCGACGCTCATGGAACAAAGGTCGAGTTCGAAGCAGCCCAAGCCGGGGTCTCACCCCGCGACCTGGCCGACCGCGTGCACCGAAAGATCACCGAGATCCTGGCGCGGTTCGAGGTCGCCATCGACAACTACACAACCACTGAATCCCCAGTCCACCACGAGTTCGTGACGCAGATCTACCGTGAGATGGAGACCGAGGGGTACATCGTGTCCCGCGAGGAAGCGCGGGCGTTCTGCCAGGGGTGCAACCGATTCCTCGCCGATCGATTTATCATCGGCGCGTGCCCCCGCTGCGGCTACCTCCATGCCCAAGGGAATCAGTGCGACGCGTGCGGAGCGCTCTTGGAGCCCGAGTCGCTGCGGTCCCCCCACTGTGCGTTCTGCGGCTCATCCGACATCAAGCCGCGCACCACCCGCCACTGGTACCTCGATCTTGAGAAGCTGACCCCGAAGCTTCTCGATTACGTGGGAAGCCGCGACTTCCGGGGAAACGTCAAGCTGTTCACCGAGCGGCTGATCCAGGACGGCCTCCGCCCACGCGCGGTGACCCGCGACATCCGGTGGGGGATTCCTGCTCCGTTTCCCGGGGCAGAAGGCAAGGTCATCTACGTCTGGGCCGAGGCTGCCCTGGGCTACGTCTCGGCGACGATCGAACACTTCCGTCGGCTCGGCCACGAGGAGCGGTGGCGCGAGTTCTGGTTCGGGGACCAGGTGTGGCAGATCTACACCCAGGCCAAGGACAACATCCCGTTCCACACCATCATCTTCCCCGCCCAGCTCCTCGCTGCGGGGCGGGGGTACCACCTCCCGGACCAGATCGCGGCGACCGAGTACCTGAACTGGATCGGCGGGGAGCAGTTCTCGAAGACACGACGGGTAGGGATCTTCGCCGACGAGGCCCTCGAGCTCCTTCCGCCCGTCTACTGGCGGTTCTACCTGTTCTACAACCGCCCCGAGTCGAAGGACGTCGAGTTCTCGTGGGAGGAGTTCGACAAAGCGGTCAACCACGTCCTCGTGGACAACATCGCCAACTTCGTGCACCGCGTTCTGTCCTATGTCTGGACCCGGCACAATGCCACGGTCCCCGATCGGGCAACCGATCCCGAAGTCATCGAGGCGATCGAAGCCACGCTGACCGAGGTTGTGCGCACGGTGGAAGCGGGAGCCCTCGCTCCCGCTCTGCGAGCGATCGCCCTCTTGGCGGGGACAGGGAACGAGTACATGCAGCGCACTGCCCCATGGCGAACTGGGGACGCCCGCGCCGTGGCTTCCGCTGCTCACCTTGTCAAGGCCCTTGCCATCCTCCTTGAGCCGTTCGTTCCGATGTTCTCGCAGGACGTCTACGCGATTCTGGGGATCGCGAACCCTCGCTTCGCGGACGCCCGGTGCGGGCTCAGCGGGCACGCGCTGGCCCGCGAGCCCCGCCCGCTCCTCGCCCACGTGGATGTTGCCGAATTGAAGAGGAGGTACCAGGAGATGAAGGAAGAAGGTCTCGTATCGTTCGAGGAGTTCCAGAAGCTGGACCTGCGCGTGGGGCGGATCCTCGTCGCCGAAGAGATTCCGGGCGCAGACAAGCTCCTCCGGCTGCAGATCGACCTCGGCGACCGCCAGGCCCAGGCCGTGGCAGGGATCCGTCAGCACTACCGACCGGCCGACCTCACGGGGAAGCTGGTGGCGGTGATGGCCAACCTGAAGCCCGCCACGATCCGTGGGATTCGCTCGGAGTGCATGGTCCTTGCCGCAGCGGACGGAACACTGGCTCTCCTCACGCCAGAACGCGAGGTGGAACCGGGGGCCCGGATTCGCTAG
- a CDS encoding Large-conductance mechanosensitive channel, protein MWKEFKAFIVKGNLVQIAVAFIMGVAFGTVVSSFVNDLIMPIIGKLVGNVDFANLYINLSGQSYESAAAARAAGAAAIYYGAFINAVVNFLIIALVVFLIVKAYSRMEKPKVAPAPTTKECPFCKTQIPINATRCPHCTSDLGGKG, encoded by the coding sequence ATGTGGAAGGAGTTCAAGGCGTTCATCGTCAAGGGAAACCTCGTCCAGATTGCCGTGGCGTTCATCATGGGTGTCGCGTTCGGCACGGTCGTGAGCTCATTCGTGAACGACCTCATCATGCCGATCATCGGCAAGCTCGTCGGCAACGTGGACTTTGCCAACCTGTACATCAACCTGTCGGGCCAGAGCTACGAGTCCGCAGCCGCAGCGCGGGCGGCGGGGGCAGCGGCGATCTACTACGGCGCGTTCATCAACGCCGTGGTCAACTTCCTCATCATCGCCCTCGTCGTGTTCCTCATCGTCAAGGCCTACAGCAGGATGGAGAAGCCAAAGGTTGCCCCTGCCCCGACCACGAAGGAGTGCCCGTTCTGCAAGACCCAGATCCCGATCAACGCCACACGGTGCCCGCACTGCACTTCGGACCTGGGGGGAAAGGGCTAG
- a CDS encoding Uncharacterized DUF554 membrane protein: protein MTGTWVNMGTVLVGGLLGWVLGARVPARVREGAAIGVGLATLVLGLRLALGTGNVLVLLLAVILGGAVGAALRLGERLERGTKRVEGMFRGRPLAEGFLAASLLFCVGPMALLGAIQDGLHGDWSLLAAKAILDGISALTLAAALGPGVLLSLVVIFVYQGGVTWIAGLFSSHFAQLSVDAPALVELSAAGGAVVLALGLSLLRLRDLRAADLLPALLLAPLLAWIASLL from the coding sequence ATGACTGGCACGTGGGTCAACATGGGCACGGTGCTTGTTGGAGGGCTTCTGGGCTGGGTGCTCGGGGCCCGTGTGCCGGCGCGGGTGCGCGAGGGGGCGGCGATTGGAGTGGGGCTGGCCACGCTCGTTCTCGGGCTACGGCTCGCGCTGGGGACCGGCAACGTGCTCGTTCTCCTGCTGGCTGTGATCCTGGGAGGAGCAGTGGGGGCAGCGCTGCGCCTCGGGGAACGCCTCGAGCGGGGGACAAAGCGGGTCGAGGGGATGTTCCGGGGGCGGCCGCTTGCGGAGGGATTCCTTGCGGCGAGCCTGCTGTTCTGCGTGGGGCCAATGGCGCTGCTGGGGGCGATCCAGGATGGGCTGCACGGCGACTGGTCCCTGCTGGCGGCGAAGGCTATCCTGGATGGGATTAGTGCTCTCACGCTGGCAGCGGCGCTCGGCCCCGGGGTTCTCCTGTCGCTCGTGGTGATCTTCGTCTACCAAGGGGGCGTGACGTGGATCGCGGGCCTTTTCTCGTCCCACTTCGCCCAGCTGTCGGTGGACGCGCCCGCCCTCGTGGAGCTGTCGGCAGCCGGCGGGGCGGTGGTCCTTGCCCTGGGGCTGTCACTCCTTCGGCTGCGCGACCTCCGGGCAGCCGATCTGCTGCCGGCGCTGCTCCTTGCCCCGCTCTTGGCGTGGATCGCCTCGCTCCTGTGA
- a CDS encoding UDP-N-acetylmuramoyl-tripeptide--D-alanyl-D-alanine ligase: protein MWDLREAAEALEAKLIRPMAPFVVSGATCDSRRVQPGDVFIALTGSRANGHDFLGEAFARGAVGAVVSRDPGAGSNLVLVSDVATTLRELASWRRTAIEAPIVGVTGSFGKTTMKELVAAALSARYRTYRAPENYNTEIGVPLAILSIPDDVEAAVFEMGMTARGEIRELSDLLQPWAGVITSIGPAHLGSLGSIEAIADAKWELAESLPEEGILALGWDYPELRVRADRYPGLCLRFGSTADADFHPRNVATDRPEGVAFDAVTPAGAFSVQLKLLGEHVPVLACGAIALAWGMGVPEKSAAQALAHVEPVPHRLHLRPAPFGWLLDDCYNANPLSMQAALRAAVSLKVPVAQRVVLFGDMLDLGLDEEQFHAQAIREARDAGVDALFCFGPRSTAAYAAWNGPGTAEATDLDRLLSEVRRTIWSAPTLLLVKGSRGMALERAIEGLINYAPAAGPTD from the coding sequence ATGTGGGATCTCCGAGAGGCGGCCGAAGCGCTCGAAGCCAAGCTCATCCGGCCGATGGCGCCGTTCGTCGTCTCGGGCGCAACGTGCGACTCGCGCCGCGTTCAGCCCGGCGATGTGTTCATCGCCCTCACGGGGAGCCGGGCCAACGGGCATGACTTCCTCGGCGAGGCGTTCGCCCGCGGCGCCGTGGGCGCGGTTGTTTCCCGCGATCCGGGAGCAGGAAGCAACCTGGTCCTCGTTTCCGACGTCGCGACAACCCTCCGCGAGCTCGCGTCATGGCGCCGGACAGCGATCGAAGCCCCGATCGTCGGGGTGACGGGTTCGTTCGGGAAGACCACGATGAAGGAGCTTGTTGCCGCCGCGCTCTCGGCACGGTACCGCACCTACCGCGCTCCCGAGAACTACAACACCGAGATCGGCGTCCCTCTGGCGATTCTGTCGATACCCGACGATGTTGAGGCAGCGGTGTTCGAGATGGGGATGACCGCCCGCGGTGAGATTCGAGAGCTGAGCGATCTCCTGCAGCCGTGGGCCGGGGTGATCACCTCGATCGGACCCGCCCACCTCGGAAGCCTCGGGTCCATCGAAGCGATTGCGGACGCAAAGTGGGAGCTCGCGGAGTCACTCCCGGAAGAGGGTATCCTCGCCCTTGGCTGGGACTACCCCGAGCTCCGGGTGCGCGCGGATCGGTACCCCGGCCTGTGCCTCCGATTCGGGAGCACAGCCGACGCCGACTTCCACCCCCGGAACGTGGCCACGGACAGACCCGAGGGCGTCGCGTTTGACGCGGTGACACCGGCTGGAGCGTTCTCCGTTCAGCTCAAGTTGCTGGGGGAGCACGTCCCGGTCCTCGCCTGCGGTGCGATTGCCCTCGCCTGGGGAATGGGCGTCCCGGAGAAGAGTGCCGCTCAGGCCCTCGCCCACGTCGAACCGGTTCCGCACAGGCTCCACCTTCGCCCCGCGCCGTTTGGATGGCTGCTCGACGACTGTTACAACGCCAATCCCCTCTCGATGCAGGCCGCCCTTCGGGCCGCCGTGTCCCTGAAGGTGCCCGTGGCCCAGCGGGTCGTCCTGTTTGGGGACATGCTGGACCTGGGACTCGACGAGGAGCAGTTCCACGCGCAGGCCATCCGCGAGGCAAGAGACGCCGGTGTGGACGCGCTGTTCTGTTTCGGCCCACGGTCCACGGCAGCGTATGCAGCCTGGAATGGGCCCGGCACGGCGGAGGCCACTGACCTGGACCGTCTGTTGAGCGAGGTGCGGCGCACGATCTGGTCAGCACCCACCCTGCTCTTGGTCAAGGGTTCGCGGGGAATGGCCCTCGAACGAGCAATCGAAGGTCTCATCAACTACGCCCCCGCGGCCGGTCCCACAGACTGA
- a CDS encoding Succinyl-CoA ligase [ADP-forming] beta chain — protein MQSGPHLPLPGLVDELRVTFRRKEARVRLLEWQGRRILAEAGIPVPRGDVASTGDAARSVARAVGGPVVLKAQVPVGGRGKAGGIRLARDPEEAARIAGELLGSKLKGLPIRELLIVEATAVKSEHYLSVTLDRRARTPVMIYSPKGGVDIEDVARTDPRAICQVHIPPLEGPLGFRLRRLVSLAAPELRKPLAEIASKLFQVFTRYEANLVEINPLAETAHGLVALDAKVILDDDHRPGEQFAGLADAVVDPLEADARSAGMTYVRLDGDIGILGNGAGLVMATLDLVAQAGGRPANFLDIGGGARADRVRKGVELILRDGKARVLFVNVFGGITRCDEVAHGVAEATAGLELPMVIRLTGTNEAEGRAVLSRAGLTPVRTMEEGAARAVALAKEAA, from the coding sequence ATGCAATCCGGTCCGCACCTGCCGCTCCCTGGCCTGGTCGACGAGCTGCGGGTAACCTTCCGCCGAAAGGAGGCACGGGTGCGGCTTCTCGAGTGGCAAGGACGGCGAATTCTGGCAGAGGCAGGGATCCCAGTCCCCCGAGGCGATGTGGCATCGACCGGCGACGCGGCACGGTCGGTTGCGCGTGCCGTGGGGGGGCCGGTGGTGCTCAAGGCGCAGGTCCCAGTCGGCGGACGGGGCAAGGCAGGGGGCATTCGACTCGCCCGAGACCCCGAGGAGGCGGCGCGGATCGCCGGGGAGCTCCTCGGATCAAAGCTCAAGGGGTTGCCAATCAGGGAGCTTCTCATCGTCGAGGCGACGGCGGTGAAGTCTGAGCATTACCTGTCCGTCACGCTCGACCGCCGTGCCCGAACCCCGGTCATGATCTACTCGCCCAAGGGCGGGGTGGACATCGAGGACGTAGCCCGAACCGACCCGAGAGCCATCTGCCAGGTGCATATCCCCCCGCTTGAGGGTCCGCTCGGGTTTCGGCTGCGGCGCCTCGTCTCCCTGGCCGCGCCCGAGCTGCGGAAGCCGCTCGCTGAGATCGCCAGCAAGCTGTTCCAGGTTTTCACCCGCTACGAGGCGAACCTGGTGGAGATCAACCCCCTCGCCGAGACCGCCCACGGCCTGGTCGCTCTCGACGCCAAGGTCATCCTCGACGACGATCACCGGCCGGGGGAGCAGTTCGCAGGCCTAGCTGATGCGGTGGTGGACCCGTTGGAGGCAGATGCACGTTCGGCAGGGATGACCTACGTTCGACTCGACGGTGACATCGGGATCCTCGGGAACGGGGCAGGGCTCGTCATGGCCACGCTTGATCTCGTGGCGCAGGCAGGCGGCCGCCCCGCGAACTTCCTCGACATCGGCGGAGGAGCGCGGGCCGACCGGGTACGCAAGGGCGTGGAGCTCATCCTCCGCGACGGCAAGGCCCGTGTCCTCTTTGTCAACGTGTTCGGCGGCATCACGCGTTGCGATGAGGTGGCCCACGGCGTGGCCGAGGCTACGGCGGGACTCGAGCTCCCGATGGTAATCCGGCTGACGGGGACCAACGAAGCCGAAGGACGAGCAGTCCTTTCGCGAGCCGGGTTGACCCCGGTCCGCACAATGGAAGAGGGCGCAGCCCGCGCGGTCGCGCTCGCCAAGGAGGCAGCATGA
- a CDS encoding DNA gyrase subunit B gives MAVTHDTNYDVDKIHVLEDIDAVRKRPGMYIGSTGPDGLLQMIYEVVDNSVDEALAGFCKTIDITVHEDKRITVRDDGRGIPVGIHPEAGVSTVELVLTTLHAGGKFDEGGYKVSGGLHGVGVSAVNALSEQLVVEVRWRDGKVYRQEFQRGRKVTELESVGATDVTGTTITFLPDREIFGEIHYNFSKLSHRLQELAYLNAGLAIHLDNRITGVKRTFHAEGGIAAFVSELATGKDPLHEGPIYLAEDRGNQSVEVAMLFTDAMDEEVFTFANNINTREGGTHLTGFRAALTKVLNDYAREKRILRQEDDALPGEAIREGLVAIVSVKLQQPEFEGQTKAKLGSPGIRAFVEEVVREQFGQYLAKNPGVGRAIIENSLSAHRARMAAAKARKLVRRKGALFGGGLPGKLADCTSSSPEEAELFIVEGDSAGGSAKQGRDRNFQAILPLRGKVLNVEKARLGKLLDNQELRAIITALGTGIRDQFNLDELRYHKVIIMADADVDGSHIRTLLLTFFFRNLRPLIERGHMYIAKAPLYLAQRGTTRVYLYSDEELQAHQASQDGKYTIRRFKGLGEMNPEELWETTMNPAARILRQVTIRDALEVDEVFTTLMGTDVSRRRDFIRENAHRVVALDI, from the coding sequence ATGGCGGTGACCCACGACACGAACTACGACGTAGACAAGATCCACGTCCTGGAGGACATCGATGCGGTCCGGAAGCGGCCGGGGATGTACATCGGCTCGACCGGTCCCGATGGCCTCCTCCAGATGATCTACGAGGTTGTGGACAACTCTGTTGACGAGGCCCTGGCCGGGTTCTGCAAGACGATCGACATCACCGTACATGAGGACAAGCGGATCACGGTCCGGGACGACGGGCGGGGAATCCCTGTGGGCATTCATCCTGAGGCCGGTGTGAGCACGGTGGAGCTTGTTCTCACCACCCTCCACGCGGGCGGCAAGTTTGACGAGGGCGGGTACAAGGTGTCGGGCGGATTGCACGGGGTGGGCGTGTCGGCGGTGAACGCGCTCTCAGAGCAACTTGTGGTCGAGGTGCGGTGGCGCGACGGAAAGGTCTACCGCCAAGAGTTCCAGCGAGGACGGAAGGTAACCGAGCTCGAGTCCGTAGGGGCGACTGACGTCACCGGAACCACGATCACGTTCCTCCCTGATCGCGAGATCTTCGGGGAGATCCACTACAACTTCTCCAAGCTCTCGCACCGACTGCAGGAGCTGGCCTACCTGAACGCGGGGCTTGCCATTCACCTCGACAACCGTATCACGGGCGTGAAGCGGACCTTTCACGCTGAAGGGGGGATCGCCGCGTTCGTGAGCGAGCTAGCCACCGGCAAGGATCCGCTCCACGAGGGGCCGATTTACCTCGCTGAGGACCGCGGCAATCAGTCGGTCGAAGTTGCCATGCTCTTCACGGATGCGATGGACGAGGAGGTGTTCACCTTCGCCAACAACATCAACACGCGGGAAGGGGGCACCCACCTCACCGGCTTCCGTGCGGCGCTGACGAAGGTGCTCAACGACTACGCCCGTGAGAAGCGCATCCTGCGCCAGGAGGACGACGCCCTGCCTGGCGAAGCCATCCGCGAGGGTTTGGTGGCGATTGTGTCGGTGAAGCTCCAGCAACCGGAGTTCGAGGGACAGACCAAGGCCAAGCTGGGAAGCCCCGGGATCCGCGCGTTCGTGGAGGAGGTGGTGCGGGAGCAGTTTGGGCAGTACCTCGCCAAGAACCCGGGGGTGGGGCGGGCAATAATCGAGAACTCCCTGTCCGCGCATCGGGCGCGCATGGCGGCGGCCAAGGCGCGCAAGCTTGTCCGGCGCAAGGGGGCGTTGTTCGGCGGCGGGCTCCCAGGGAAGCTTGCCGACTGCACGAGCAGCTCACCGGAGGAGGCGGAGCTGTTCATCGTCGAGGGTGACTCGGCGGGAGGCTCAGCCAAGCAAGGACGCGATCGCAACTTCCAGGCGATCCTTCCCCTCCGCGGGAAGGTCCTCAACGTGGAGAAGGCGCGTCTGGGGAAGCTCCTCGACAACCAGGAGCTGCGGGCGATCATCACGGCCCTTGGCACAGGGATCCGCGACCAGTTCAACCTCGACGAGCTGCGCTACCACAAGGTGATCATCATGGCCGACGCCGATGTGGACGGGTCTCACATTCGTACCCTGCTGCTGACGTTCTTCTTCCGGAACCTGCGCCCCCTGATCGAGCGCGGCCACATGTACATCGCGAAGGCGCCGCTCTACCTCGCTCAGCGGGGCACGACGCGGGTCTACCTGTACTCCGACGAGGAACTGCAGGCTCACCAGGCATCTCAGGACGGCAAGTACACGATCCGCCGGTTCAAGGGTCTGGGCGAAATGAACCCCGAGGAGCTCTGGGAGACGACGATGAACCCTGCAGCCCGGATCCTTCGGCAGGTCACGATCCGTGATGCCCTCGAGGTGGACGAGGTGTTCACCACCCTGATGGGTACGGACGTGTCGCGGCGGCGTGACTTCATCCGCGAGAATGCGCATCGGGTGGTGGCCCTAGACATCTAG